In the Streptomyces sp. cg36 genome, one interval contains:
- a CDS encoding ATP-dependent helicase, protein MSSSSFTGRTTHPQVRRRSAGAYRLVRTPPRTVDPPVLDARQRAVVDHARGPLLVLAGPGTGKTTTLVEAVAARVAAGTDPERILVLTFSRKAAVELRDRMALRLGGTRGPQATTFHSYCYALVRAHQDADLFAEPLRLLSGPEQDLAVRELLAGQLGLERSGLAHVRWPDELRACLTTRGFADEVRAVLARSRELGLAPDSLAAFARRTGRPDWRAAAAFLAEYLDVLDLQGVLDYAELVHRAVLLAERAARSGTSSHVSSSAPPYGAAVADAYDAVFVDEYQDTDPAQVRLLRALAGGGRTLVAFGDPDQSIYAFRGADVNGILEFPDTFRRSDGAPAPVEVLTTSRRSGEKLLAATRLLTRRMPLPRLPSEKVRAHRDLAAVRAGGRVEAYTYPTASTELENIADIVRRAHLEEGVPWRDMAVLTRAGTRALPALRRALTSAGVPVEVDGTDVPLRHEPAVTPLLTALRAVATAAVTGVDAAGAGAGAGAGAGAGAGAGAGAGAGAGAAGAGDAVAAAYTDADAGAEGAGAGAGGAVGAAALTGADAEVDGDADGAGAAADATGPGASDAVAAAPTDAEADADAGAEGAGAAADATGPGASDAVAAAPTDADADPEAEGARARAAVAASGAARSFAAPAWLDPETALDLLTSPLGGMDTADIRRLGRALRDEERAAGNRVPPPSDVLLARVLAEPERLVAHDPAYARGAQRLSALLRKARELLEGGGTAAEALWELWNGTPWPQRLERAALRGGPAGRNADRDLDAVCALFDTAERAEERTGGRGALNFLEEVDAQDIAADTLTRRSVRPDAVRLMTAHRSKGLEWSLVVVAGVQEGLWPDLRRRGSLLEADRIGRDGLAEPLTPGALLAEERRLFYVAATRARDRLVVTAVKAPADDGDQPSRFLAELGEEPKDVTGRPRRPLAVAALVAELRATTVDPEASDALRDAAARRLARLAALADDEGQPLVPAAHPYRWWGLNEPTRSAVPLRDRDHPVALSGSALDQLANTCALQWFLGREVKADAPATAAQGFGNVVHVLADEVASGRTPADLAVLMERLDSVWDALAFDAPWKSLQEKNNARVALERFLRWHTLDRTGRTPVATEHDFDVTLEAGEYEVRIRGSMDRVERDEAGRAYVVDFKTGKQAPTANEVAAHPQLAVYQLAVGQGAVDDAFAGERPPPGGAELVHLRQPAAKREGGEAYPKVQAQEPLAGEWVGDLLATAAGRVLDEHFTPSPGQHCTTCTFRTSCSAQPEGRQVLE, encoded by the coding sequence GTGAGCTCCTCCTCTTTCACCGGGCGTACGACGCACCCGCAGGTACGACGGCGGTCCGCCGGCGCGTACCGACTGGTGCGTACGCCGCCGAGGACCGTGGACCCCCCTGTGCTGGACGCGCGGCAGCGGGCGGTGGTTGACCATGCCCGAGGGCCCCTGCTGGTCCTCGCCGGGCCCGGCACCGGCAAGACGACCACCCTCGTCGAGGCGGTCGCGGCCCGGGTGGCCGCCGGGACCGACCCCGAGCGGATCCTCGTCCTCACCTTCAGCCGCAAGGCCGCGGTCGAGCTCCGCGACCGGATGGCCCTGCGGCTCGGCGGCACCCGCGGACCGCAGGCCACCACCTTCCACTCGTACTGCTACGCGCTGGTCCGCGCCCACCAAGACGCCGACCTCTTCGCCGAGCCGCTGCGGCTGCTCTCCGGCCCCGAGCAGGACCTCGCGGTCCGCGAACTGCTGGCCGGCCAGCTCGGCCTGGAGCGCTCCGGCCTCGCCCATGTGCGCTGGCCCGACGAGCTGCGCGCCTGCCTGACCACGCGCGGCTTCGCCGACGAGGTGCGCGCGGTGCTCGCCCGCAGCCGCGAGCTCGGCCTGGCCCCCGACTCCCTCGCCGCCTTCGCCCGCCGCACCGGCCGCCCCGACTGGCGTGCCGCCGCCGCGTTCTTGGCCGAATATCTCGACGTCCTGGACCTGCAGGGAGTCCTCGACTACGCGGAACTGGTCCACCGGGCCGTCCTGCTCGCCGAGCGCGCCGCCCGCTCCGGCACGTCGTCCCACGTCTCCTCCTCCGCCCCGCCGTACGGCGCCGCTGTGGCCGATGCGTACGACGCGGTGTTCGTGGACGAGTACCAGGACACCGACCCCGCACAGGTCCGCCTGCTGCGGGCCCTCGCGGGCGGTGGCCGCACGCTGGTCGCCTTCGGCGACCCGGACCAGTCGATCTACGCGTTCCGCGGCGCCGACGTCAACGGGATCCTCGAATTTCCGGACACCTTCCGCCGCTCCGACGGCGCTCCGGCACCGGTCGAGGTCCTGACCACGTCCCGCCGCTCCGGCGAGAAGCTCTTGGCCGCGACCCGGCTGCTGACCCGGCGGATGCCGCTGCCGCGCCTGCCGTCGGAGAAGGTACGGGCCCACCGCGACCTCGCCGCCGTGCGCGCGGGCGGGCGCGTCGAGGCGTACACCTACCCGACGGCCTCCACGGAGCTGGAGAACATCGCGGACATCGTCCGCCGCGCCCACCTCGAAGAGGGCGTCCCCTGGCGGGACATGGCGGTCCTCACCCGCGCGGGCACCCGCGCCCTGCCCGCCCTGCGCCGCGCCCTGACCTCGGCGGGCGTCCCGGTAGAGGTGGACGGCACGGACGTCCCCCTGCGCCACGAGCCCGCGGTGACCCCCCTGCTCACGGCCCTACGAGCGGTGGCGACGGCGGCGGTGACGGGGGTGGATGCCGCGGGTGCGGGTGCGGGTGCGGGTGCGGGTGCCGGTGCGGGTGCTGGTGCCGGTGCCGGTGCCGGTGCTGGTGCCGGTGCTGCGGGTGCGGGTGATGCCGTGGCTGCCGCCTACACCGATGCCGACGCGGGAGCCGAGGGCGCGGGCGCGGGTGCCGGTGGCGCTGTGGGCGCCGCCGCTCTCACCGGTGCCGACGCGGAGGTCGATGGCGACGCCGATGGCGCGGGCGCAGCTGCCGATGCCACGGGCCCGGGTGCCAGTGACGCCGTGGCTGCCGCCCCCACCGACGCGGAAGCCGACGCCGACGCGGGAGCCGAGGGCGCGGGCGCAGCTGCCGATGCCACGGGCCCGGGTGCCAGTGACGCCGTGGCCGCCGCCCCCACCGATGCCGACGCCGATCCGGAGGCCGAGGGCGCGCGCGCCCGCGCCGCCGTGGCCGCCAGCGGCGCCGCCCGGTCCTTCGCCGCGCCCGCCTGGCTCGACCCCGAGACCGCTCTCGATCTGCTCACCTCGCCGCTCGGCGGCATGGACACCGCCGACATCCGGCGCCTCGGCCGCGCCCTGCGCGACGAGGAGCGGGCGGCGGGCAACCGGGTGCCGCCACCGTCCGACGTCCTCCTCGCGCGCGTGCTCGCCGAGCCGGAGCGGCTGGTCGCGCACGACCCCGCGTACGCCCGGGGCGCCCAGCGGCTGAGCGCGCTGCTGCGCAAGGCCCGCGAGCTGCTGGAGGGCGGCGGCACCGCCGCCGAGGCCCTCTGGGAGCTGTGGAACGGCACCCCGTGGCCCCAGCGGCTGGAGCGCGCCGCCCTGCGCGGCGGCCCGGCCGGCCGCAACGCCGACCGCGACCTGGACGCGGTGTGCGCGCTCTTCGACACCGCCGAGCGAGCCGAGGAGCGCACCGGCGGCCGGGGCGCGCTCAACTTCCTGGAGGAGGTCGACGCGCAGGACATAGCCGCCGACACCCTCACCCGCCGGTCCGTGCGCCCCGACGCCGTACGCCTGATGACTGCCCACCGCTCCAAGGGCCTGGAGTGGAGCCTGGTCGTCGTCGCGGGCGTCCAGGAGGGCCTCTGGCCCGATCTGCGCCGCCGCGGCTCCCTCCTAGAGGCCGACCGCATCGGCCGCGACGGCCTCGCCGAGCCGCTCACCCCGGGCGCCCTGCTGGCCGAGGAGCGCAGGCTGTTCTACGTCGCCGCCACCCGCGCGCGCGACCGTCTCGTCGTGACCGCGGTCAAGGCCCCGGCCGACGACGGCGACCAGCCCTCCCGCTTCCTCGCCGAACTCGGCGAGGAGCCCAAGGACGTCACCGGCCGTCCCCGCCGCCCGCTCGCCGTCGCCGCCCTCGTCGCCGAACTGCGCGCCACCACCGTCGACCCCGAGGCGTCGGACGCGCTGCGCGACGCCGCCGCCCGCCGTCTGGCCCGCCTCGCCGCGCTCGCCGACGACGAGGGCCAGCCGCTCGTACCCGCGGCCCACCCGTACCGCTGGTGGGGGTTGAACGAACCGACCCGGTCCGCGGTTCCCCTGCGCGACCGCGATCACCCGGTCGCGCTGTCCGGCAGCGCCCTGGACCAGCTCGCCAACACCTGTGCGCTCCAGTGGTTCCTGGGCCGCGAGGTCAAGGCGGACGCGCCCGCCACGGCCGCCCAGGGATTCGGCAACGTCGTGCACGTGCTCGCCGACGAGGTCGCCTCCGGCCGTACGCCCGCCGACCTGGCCGTGCTGATGGAGCGGCTGGACTCGGTGTGGGACGCGCTGGCCTTCGACGCGCCCTGGAAGTCGCTCCAGGAGAAGAACAACGCGCGCGTGGCGCTGGAGCGGTTCCTGCGCTGGCACACCCTGGACCGCACCGGGCGCACCCCCGTGGCGACGGAGCACGACTTCGACGTGACGCTGGAGGCGGGCGAGTACGAGGTCCGCATCCGGGGTTCCATGGACCGGGTGGAGCGCGACGAGGCGGGCCGCGCCTACGTCGTCGACTTCAAGACCGGCAAGCAGGCCCCCACCGCCAACGAGGTCGCCGCCCATCCGCAGCTGGCCGTCTACCAGCTGGCGGTCGGCCAGGGCGCGGTCGACGACGCCTTCGCCGGCGAGCGCCCGCCGCCCGGCGGCGCCGAACTGGTGCACCTGCGCCAGCCCGCCGCCAAGCGGGAGGGCGGCGAGGCGTACCCGAAGGTCCAGGCCCAGGAGCCGCTCGCGGGGGAGTGGGTCGGCGACCTGCTGGCCACGGCGGCGGGCCGGGTCTTGGACGAACACTTCACCCCGAGCCCGGGCCAGCACTGCACGACCTGTACCTTCCGGACGTCGTGTTCGGCCCAGCCCGAGGGGCGCCAGGTACTGGAGTGA
- a CDS encoding MGMT family protein, whose amino-acid sequence MNRVSDELPELPEYAERVLDLADQIPPGRVMTYGDVAEWLGEGGPRQVGRVMALYGGSAPWWRVVRADGTLLPGHELRALGHYREESTPLRGASRAAEGHLPRLDMRRARWDGGAEREVGGGTAHI is encoded by the coding sequence ATGAACAGGGTGAGCGATGAGCTGCCGGAACTCCCGGAGTATGCCGAACGGGTCCTGGACCTCGCCGACCAGATCCCGCCCGGCCGGGTGATGACGTACGGGGACGTCGCCGAATGGCTGGGCGAGGGCGGCCCCCGCCAGGTGGGCCGCGTCATGGCGCTGTACGGCGGATCCGCGCCCTGGTGGCGCGTGGTGCGCGCGGACGGCACCCTGCTGCCCGGCCACGAGCTGCGCGCCCTCGGCCACTACCGTGAGGAGTCCACGCCGCTGCGCGGGGCGAGCCGGGCCGCCGAGGGGCACCTGCCGCGCCTGGACATGCGGCGGGCGCGCTGGGACGGCGGCGCGGAGCGCGAGGTCGGCGGCGGGACGGCTCATATCTGA
- a CDS encoding YbhN family protein — MQPPEAAAGSTPQAGADPGMPSSSDEDASAPAGASGAKPARPAPAGATAVSRSGSGPGPGSDSGSAPQRSETSATGSDTDPGTEACEGIGALDRVSVDEPLLPARVHRPSDLVRLISGVLAIAIVLAIAAIAHHTTSGLEQDISKGSDQAPDVLIRLAGLVSSIAVLILPVAFAIERLIKRDGLRIADGVLAAVLAHGVALATDLWVARSAPESITDALTQPSGTGGLTDPVHGYLAPVIAYMTAVGMARRPRWRVALWAVLLLNSFAVLVGGQTTAFSILVTVLIGWTVAYGTLYAVGSPNVRPTGQTLLAGLRNVGFRPLTAMRAEDAPDSLEQGDRGRRYFVTLEDAPPLDVTVVDREQQAQGFFYRVWRRLTLRSITTRRSLQSLRQALEQEALLAYAAIAAGANAPKLIATSELGPDAVMLVYEHTGGRSLDSLADEEITDELMRGAWRQVRALQSRRIAHRRLAGDAILVDRSGTVVLTDLRGGEIAAGDLVLRMDIAQLLVTLGLRVGAERAVAAAVDVLGPDTVADSLPLLQPIALSRTTRATLRRLAREQAQREREAVIEASLAAKEARAAEAAEARARHARESAPEQTLAAGEERKAVRADAKAESKAVRAEKKAEKEAIDVALENAREEDLLTQIRRQVLLIRPQAPVEPVRLERIKVKTLLTFVAGAIAAYYLLVQITHIKFGDLVANAQWGWVAAAVLFSALSYPAAAASLLGFVPEKVPFWRAVIAQVAGSFVKLVAPAAVGGVALNTRFLQRAGVRPGLAVASVGASQLFGLASHISLLLVFGYVTGTEKTPDLSPSRTVIAGLLTAAVLILVVTAIPFLRKFVVTRVRSLFAGVVPRMLDVLQRPQKLLTGLGGILLITGTFVMCLDASIRAFGSGDNTLSYASVAVVFLTANALGSAAPTPGGVGAVELALSTALTIAGLPAETAASAVLLYRLLTFWLPVLPGWLCFNYLTRRGEL, encoded by the coding sequence GTGCAGCCACCCGAAGCGGCGGCCGGCAGCACCCCACAGGCGGGGGCGGACCCCGGCATGCCCTCTTCCAGCGACGAGGACGCCTCCGCGCCCGCGGGCGCCTCCGGCGCGAAACCCGCGCGCCCGGCCCCGGCCGGCGCCACGGCCGTCTCGCGCTCCGGTTCGGGCCCCGGCCCCGGCTCCGACTCCGGCTCCGCGCCGCAGCGGTCCGAGACGTCCGCCACCGGCTCCGACACCGACCCCGGCACCGAGGCGTGCGAGGGCATCGGCGCCCTGGACCGCGTCTCCGTGGACGAACCGCTGCTGCCCGCCCGTGTGCACCGGCCCTCCGACCTCGTACGGCTGATCAGCGGTGTCCTGGCCATCGCGATCGTGCTGGCCATCGCCGCCATCGCCCACCACACCACGTCCGGCCTCGAACAGGACATCAGCAAGGGCTCGGACCAGGCGCCGGACGTGCTGATCCGGCTGGCCGGTCTGGTGTCGTCGATCGCGGTGCTGATCCTGCCCGTCGCGTTCGCCATCGAGCGGCTGATCAAACGCGACGGGCTGCGCATCGCGGACGGTGTGCTCGCGGCCGTGCTCGCCCACGGCGTCGCCCTCGCCACCGATCTGTGGGTGGCCCGCTCGGCGCCCGAGTCGATCACCGACGCGCTGACCCAGCCGTCGGGCACGGGCGGTCTCACCGATCCCGTGCACGGCTATCTGGCGCCGGTCATCGCCTATATGACGGCCGTCGGCATGGCCCGCAGACCACGGTGGCGGGTCGCCCTGTGGGCGGTGCTGCTGCTCAACTCCTTCGCCGTGCTCGTCGGCGGCCAGACCACCGCCTTCTCGATCCTGGTCACGGTCCTGATCGGCTGGACCGTCGCGTACGGAACGCTGTACGCGGTGGGCTCGCCCAATGTCCGGCCCACCGGGCAGACCCTGCTCGCCGGGCTGCGCAACGTCGGCTTCCGGCCGCTGACCGCGATGCGCGCCGAGGACGCGCCCGACTCCCTGGAGCAGGGCGACCGGGGCAGGCGCTACTTCGTCACGCTGGAGGACGCGCCACCGCTCGACGTCACCGTCGTCGACCGCGAACAGCAGGCGCAGGGCTTCTTCTACCGGGTCTGGCGGCGCCTCACCCTGCGCTCCATCACCACCCGGCGCTCCCTCCAGTCGCTGCGCCAGGCGCTGGAGCAGGAGGCGCTCCTCGCCTACGCGGCGATCGCCGCCGGGGCCAACGCGCCCAAGCTGATCGCCACCTCCGAGCTCGGCCCGGACGCCGTGATGCTGGTGTACGAGCACACCGGCGGGCGGTCCCTGGACTCGCTGGCCGACGAGGAGATCACCGACGAGCTGATGCGCGGCGCCTGGCGCCAGGTGCGCGCGCTCCAGTCGCGCCGGATCGCCCACCGCAGGCTCGCGGGGGACGCGATCCTGGTGGATCGTTCCGGCACCGTCGTACTGACGGATCTCCGCGGCGGCGAGATCGCCGCGGGCGACCTCGTGCTGCGCATGGACATCGCGCAGCTCCTGGTCACCCTGGGGCTGCGGGTGGGCGCCGAGCGCGCGGTGGCCGCGGCCGTCGACGTCCTCGGCCCCGACACCGTCGCCGACAGCCTGCCGCTGCTCCAGCCGATCGCGCTGAGCCGCACCACGCGCGCGACGCTGCGGCGGCTCGCCCGCGAGCAGGCGCAGCGCGAGCGCGAGGCGGTCATCGAGGCGTCGCTTGCGGCCAAGGAGGCGCGGGCCGCCGAGGCGGCCGAGGCACGGGCGCGCCACGCGCGCGAGAGCGCGCCGGAGCAGACCCTGGCCGCGGGCGAGGAGCGCAAGGCCGTACGCGCCGACGCCAAGGCCGAGAGCAAGGCGGTGCGGGCGGAGAAGAAGGCCGAGAAGGAGGCCATCGACGTCGCGCTGGAGAACGCGCGCGAGGAGGACCTCCTCACCCAGATCCGCCGCCAGGTGCTCCTGATCCGCCCGCAGGCGCCGGTGGAGCCGGTGCGCCTGGAGCGCATCAAGGTGAAGACGCTGCTGACGTTCGTCGCCGGTGCCATCGCCGCGTACTACCTGCTGGTGCAGATCACCCACATCAAGTTCGGCGATCTCGTCGCCAACGCGCAGTGGGGCTGGGTGGCGGCGGCCGTGCTGTTCTCGGCGCTCTCCTACCCGGCCGCGGCGGCGAGCCTGCTGGGCTTCGTCCCCGAGAAGGTGCCGTTCTGGCGGGCCGTGATCGCGCAGGTCGCCGGGTCGTTCGTGAAGCTCGTCGCCCCGGCGGCGGTCGGCGGAGTGGCGCTGAACACCCGGTTCCTGCAGCGCGCGGGCGTGCGGCCGGGGCTCGCGGTGGCGAGCGTGGGCGCCTCCCAGCTGTTCGGGCTGGCCTCGCACATCTCGCTGCTGCTGGTCTTCGGCTATGTGACCGGCACCGAGAAGACGCCCGACCTGTCGCCGTCCCGGACGGTGATCGCCGGTCTGCTGACGGCGGCCGTGCTGATCCTGGTGGTCACCGCGATCCCGTTCCTGCGGAAGTTCGTGGTCACCCGGGTGCGGTCGCTCTTCGCGGGCGTGGTGCCGCGCATGCTCGACGTGCTCCAGCGCCCGCAGAAGCTGCTCACCGGCCTCGGCGGGATACTGCTGATCACCGGCACCTTCGTGATGTGCCTGGACGCGTCGATCCGGGCGTTCGGCTCCGGCGACAACACCCTCAGCTACGCGAGCGTGGCGGTCGTCTTCCTCACCGCCAACGCGCTGGGCTCGGCCGCCCCGACGCCCGGCGGTGTGGGCGCGGTCGAGCTGGCCCTCTCCACGGCCCTGACCATCGCGGGCCTGCCGGCCGAGACGGCGGCCTCGGCCGTGCTCCTCTACCGGCTGCTGACGTTCTGGCTGCCGGTCCTTCCCGGGTGGCTGTGCTTCAACTACCTGACCCGCAGGGGCGAGCTCTGA
- a CDS encoding UvrD-helicase domain-containing protein: MPILSDPEELKELLGIPFTPEQTACITAPPAPQVVVAGAGSGKTTVMAARVVWLVGTGQVAPEQVLGLTFTNKAAGELAERVRTALVRAGVTDPDAIDPDHPPGEPRISTYHAFAGQLLTDHGLRIGLEPTTRLLADATRFQLAARVLREAPGPYPALTKSFASLVGDLLALDAELAEHLVAPEALRAHDRALLRELEGARLTNADLRKIPEAAAGRLELLDLTVRYRDAKKSRDLLDFGDQIALSAELALTRPEVGRILRDEFRVVLLDEYQDTSVAQRRLLAALFGEGTGHAVTAVGDPCQAIYGWRGASVANLDDFPRHFAYADGRPATRHSLSENRRSGGRLLDLANGLAAPLRAMHEGVEALRPAPGAERDGTVRIALLDTHQQEIDWLADSLAHLVRTGKEPGEIAVLCRTAGDFAQLQGALVARDLPVEVVGLSGLLHLPEVADLVAVCEVLQDPGANAALVRVLTGPRWRVGPRDLALLGRRARRLVRRERAGTDDPDQRLADAVEGVDPAEVISLADALDTFLETADGEDDGLPFSAEARVRFARLAAELRDLRRSLADPLMDVLHRVLATTGLEVELSASPHALAARRRETLGNFLDTAAGFAALDGEASLLAFLGFLRTAAQYEKGLDNALPGGENTVKILTAHKSKGLEWDVVAVPGLVNGTFPATQAREAWTAQAKVLPHALRGDAPTLPAAPEWDAKGLKAFKEELKEHQHTEELRLGYVTFTRPRSLLLGSGHWWGPSQKKRRGPSDFLHALYAHCEAGHGEIEVWADEPAEDAENPALRESAATHAWPLPLDPASLARRRAAAETVLAYLDGEGAAAHDGPHARVRPTSAGAYDGPHARVAPGPADFPGEAAYDHTDPFAADEPYAADDPFADLSPEGEPYGREPSEGDPYGGGTDPYDEEPYPDEAPYPDEGDPYGAEPFPYEDGAHEDGRPEGDGGPHDPRPGMPTQRPAPAAASAHPDVPVQHSRPADPAPRTAAQPVLTPEERRAIASWDRDLEALTTELRRNRATTRDVPVPASLTASDLLRLAADPDGFAQELARPMPKRPQPAARRGTRFHAWVESRFEELPLPMLGPDELPGGDDSDIADERDLAALKEAFERSPYARRTPLRTEAPVQLTLAGRVIRGRIDAVYAGESPGTYEIVDWKTGREATGDPLQLAVYRLAWAEQHGVPPESVTAAFLYVRTGETVRPARLPGRTELERILLGGAGGAARTGGHGHAREAEAPPPAGAGAPADMPPPQAG, encoded by the coding sequence GTGCCCATCCTCAGCGACCCCGAAGAGCTCAAAGAGCTCCTCGGCATCCCGTTCACCCCGGAGCAGACGGCGTGCATCACCGCGCCGCCCGCCCCGCAGGTCGTCGTGGCCGGGGCCGGGTCCGGGAAGACCACCGTGATGGCGGCCCGGGTGGTCTGGCTGGTCGGCACCGGGCAGGTCGCCCCCGAGCAGGTGCTCGGCCTGACCTTCACCAACAAGGCCGCCGGAGAGCTCGCCGAGCGGGTGCGCACCGCGCTGGTCCGCGCGGGCGTCACCGACCCCGACGCGATCGACCCGGACCACCCTCCGGGCGAGCCCCGCATCTCGACGTACCACGCCTTCGCAGGGCAGCTCCTGACCGACCACGGCCTGCGCATAGGGCTCGAACCGACCACGCGGCTGCTCGCCGACGCCACCCGCTTCCAGCTGGCGGCCCGGGTGCTCCGCGAGGCCCCCGGCCCCTACCCGGCGCTCACCAAGTCCTTCGCCTCCCTGGTCGGCGACCTGCTGGCGCTCGACGCCGAGCTCGCCGAGCACCTGGTCGCACCGGAGGCCCTGCGCGCGCACGACCGGGCGCTGCTGCGCGAGCTCGAGGGCGCCAGGCTCACCAACGCCGACCTGCGCAAGATCCCCGAGGCCGCCGCCGGACGGCTGGAACTCCTGGACCTCACCGTCCGTTACCGCGATGCCAAGAAGTCCCGCGACCTGCTCGACTTCGGCGACCAGATCGCGCTCTCCGCCGAGCTCGCCCTGACCCGCCCCGAGGTCGGCCGCATCCTGCGCGACGAGTTCCGCGTCGTGTTGCTCGACGAGTACCAGGACACCTCCGTCGCCCAGCGCCGGCTGCTCGCCGCCCTGTTCGGCGAGGGCACCGGACACGCCGTGACCGCCGTGGGCGACCCCTGCCAGGCCATCTACGGCTGGCGCGGCGCCTCGGTGGCCAACCTGGACGACTTCCCGCGCCACTTCGCGTACGCGGACGGACGCCCCGCCACCCGCCACTCGCTCAGTGAGAACCGCCGCAGCGGCGGTCGCCTCCTGGACCTCGCCAACGGGCTGGCCGCGCCCCTGCGCGCGATGCACGAGGGCGTCGAGGCCCTGCGCCCCGCCCCCGGCGCCGAGCGCGACGGCACCGTCCGCATCGCCCTGCTCGACACCCACCAGCAGGAGATCGACTGGCTCGCGGACTCCCTCGCCCACCTGGTGCGCACCGGCAAGGAGCCCGGCGAGATCGCCGTCCTGTGCCGCACCGCGGGCGACTTCGCGCAGCTCCAGGGCGCCCTGGTGGCCCGCGACCTGCCCGTGGAGGTCGTCGGCCTCTCCGGGCTGCTCCACCTCCCCGAGGTCGCCGACCTGGTGGCGGTCTGCGAGGTCCTCCAGGACCCCGGCGCCAACGCGGCGCTGGTCCGGGTCCTGACCGGCCCCCGCTGGCGCGTCGGCCCGCGCGACCTCGCCCTCCTCGGCCGCCGCGCGCGCCGGCTGGTGCGGCGCGAGCGGGCCGGGACGGACGACCCCGACCAGCGGCTCGCGGACGCCGTGGAGGGCGTCGACCCGGCCGAGGTGATCTCGCTGGCCGACGCGCTCGACACCTTCCTGGAGACGGCCGACGGCGAGGACGACGGACTGCCCTTCTCCGCCGAGGCACGCGTGCGCTTCGCCCGGCTCGCCGCCGAACTGCGCGACCTGCGCCGCTCGCTCGCCGACCCGCTCATGGACGTCCTCCACCGCGTCCTCGCCACCACCGGCCTGGAGGTCGAGCTCTCCGCCTCACCGCACGCGCTGGCCGCCCGCCGCCGCGAGACCCTCGGCAACTTCCTGGACACAGCGGCCGGCTTCGCCGCCCTCGACGGCGAGGCGTCCCTCCTGGCCTTCCTCGGCTTCCTGCGCACCGCCGCGCAGTACGAGAAGGGCCTGGACAACGCCCTGCCCGGCGGCGAGAACACGGTGAAGATCCTCACCGCCCACAAGTCCAAGGGGCTGGAGTGGGACGTGGTCGCCGTCCCCGGCCTGGTCAACGGCACCTTCCCCGCCACCCAGGCACGGGAGGCGTGGACGGCCCAGGCGAAGGTCCTGCCGCACGCCCTGCGCGGCGACGCCCCGACCCTGCCCGCCGCCCCCGAGTGGGACGCCAAGGGCCTCAAGGCGTTCAAGGAGGAGCTCAAGGAGCACCAGCACACCGAGGAACTGCGCCTGGGGTACGTCACGTTCACCCGCCCCCGCTCACTGCTGCTCGGCTCCGGGCACTGGTGGGGCCCCAGCCAGAAGAAGCGGCGCGGCCCGTCCGACTTCCTGCACGCGCTGTACGCCCACTGCGAGGCCGGGCACGGCGAGATCGAGGTCTGGGCCGACGAACCGGCCGAGGACGCGGAGAACCCCGCCCTGCGCGAGTCCGCGGCCACGCACGCGTGGCCGCTCCCGCTCGACCCCGCGTCCCTGGCCCGCCGCCGGGCCGCGGCCGAGACGGTCCTTGCGTACCTGGACGGCGAGGGCGCCGCCGCGCACGACGGCCCCCACGCGCGTGTGAGGCCCACTTCGGCGGGCGCGTACGACGGCCCCCACGCACGCGTGGCGCCCGGCCCGGCGGACTTCCCGGGCGAGGCGGCGTACGACCACACGGACCCGTTCGCGGCCGACGAGCCGTACGCGGCCGACGACCCGTTCGCCGACCTCTCCCCCGAGGGCGAGCCGTACGGCCGCGAACCCTCCGAGGGTGATCCGTACGGCGGCGGCACCGATCCGTACGACGAGGAGCCCTACCCCGACGAGGCTCCCTACCCGGACGAGGGCGACCCGTACGGGGCGGAGCCCTTCCCGTACGAGGACGGCGCCCACGAGGACGGCCGCCCCGAGGGCGACGGCGGCCCGCACGACCCGCGCCCCGGCATGCCCACCCAGCGCCCGGCCCCCGCGGCGGCTTCCGCGCACCCCGACGTGCCCGTCCAGCACAGCCGCCCCGCCGACCCCGCGCCCCGCACGGCCGCGCAGCCCGTCCTCACCCCCGAGGAGCGCCGGGCCATCGCCTCCTGGGACCGCGACCTGGAGGCGCTCACCACCGAGCTCCGCCGCAACCGCGCCACCACCCGCGACGTCCCCGTCCCCGCCTCCCTGACCGCCTCCGACCTGCTGCGGCTCGCCGCCGATCCGGACGGCTTCGCCCAGGAGCTGGCCCGGCCCATGCCCAAGCGCCCGCAGCCCGCGGCCCGGCGCGGCACCCGCTTCCACGCCTGGGTCGAGTCCCGCTTCGAGGAGCTGCCGCTGCCGATGCTCGGCCCCGACGAGCTGCCCGGCGGGGACGACAGCGACATCGCGGACGAGCGCGACCTCGCGGCCTTGAAGGAGGCGTTCGAGCGCTCCCCGTACGCCCGGCGCACCCCGCTGCGCACCGAAGCGCCGGTCCAGCTCACCTTGGCGGGCCGGGTGATCCGGGGCCGTATCGACGCCGTGTACGCGGGCGAGAGCCCCGGCACGTACGAGATCGTCGACTGGAAGACCGGCCGCGAGGCCACCGGCGACCCCCTCCAGCTCGCCGTCTACCGCCTCGCCTGGGCCGAGCAGCACGGCGTACCGCCGGAGTCGGTGACCGCCGCCTTCCTGTACGTGCGCACGGGGGAGACCGTCCGCCCCGCGCGGCTGCCCGGCCGGACCGAGCTGGAGCGGATCCTGCTCGGCGGCGCGGGCGGCGCCGCCCGGACCGGTGGGCACGGCCACGCGCGCGAGGCCGAGGCGCCCCCGCCCGCGGGGGCCGGGGCACCGGCGGACATGCCACCACCGCAGGCCGGATAG